One Bythopirellula goksoeyrii genomic window, TATCCAATTGAGCTACGGACGCGTATCTAATCAGTGCAGCATAGAATCTTCGCTGCCTCAATACAAGTTGGCTGTGTGCCGCGGTGCGGCACGGCTTCCGGCGCTTATTTCTAGGCCAGCCAGCCCATGAAGGTTAGCAGGGCCATCACTCCCACCATGAATACGATGACCCAGAGCCCAAAGCGAATGGCGTGGTTCAGGATGGGTGAGATTTCTTCGTGACGAGTGGCGGCGCAGACTAAGCTGACGCTCACTATCAGAGGGACCGCGTACCAAAGATTTACCACCGCTAACAGGGGCGTCATGGAAAGTATTGACGATTCGATCATGGGCTGGGCGACTCGGGATCAGGGTTTTCTTTCTTCTGTGGCTTGAGAATCAATGGTCCGGACACGGCATCGCAAATCACGAGGACATTCAGCAGGCCTGCGATCATGGTGTAGACTGTGCCAATCTCAAAAAGGGGATGGTATTCGACCGTCCACTTGGCGAGTTCGTTGGGCTGAGTTGTCATGTGGCCCGAGTCGTCCTTCCATTCCACTGGCCCGTTTCTCGGGGGTGCCATGAAATTGCTGCCAAATAGCAAAGGCTCGTTATTGAGCATGCGATGGCGTTGAATTAGCATCGGGGTGGCCGGCAGACCGACGCCCAGTTGGCAGAAGTATTGCCAACGGAATTGCTGCTCCCAGGGGACCGCCGCGTAAACCACTTTTCCGCCGCCAAGGTAGAGACCATAGGCGAACGTGCCGAGGATGCAAATGAAAAACAGGAGTCCTTTGCCGGTGCGCCCCTGGTAGAGGTGGCCGAGTCCGGGAATCGCCCAGGCCAGGATGCCAGCAATCCAGGGCTCTTTCAGATCGATTACGATCGCATCTTCGGGAGTGTCGGAACCCGCGGCATTGGGTATGCGTGTCTTTGCCATTGAACTAAGGAACTCGGGAAAGTTGTCTGCTTGTAGTAACTGACTTAAACTGCTTGAAAGAAGACCCTATTCTAGGATCTAAAGCGATGAAAACCCAGGTCAGAACTTAAGAAAGCCGATGTGATAATTGCTTCTCGGTAGGGAATTCGTCGTGCAGAGGGGAATCTTGGTAAAACGCCCCTTTATTTCAGTGCCAGCACAATGGCTATGATAATTGCGACAACAACAAGGAACCCTATCAGCACTCGCCAATTCGGCTTTTTCGCGCCTGCGATGGGACCACTGTGCAAGCGCTGGGTAAGGTTGGGACTCACGTTCT contains:
- a CDS encoding DUF6677 family protein codes for the protein MAKTRIPNAAGSDTPEDAIVIDLKEPWIAGILAWAIPGLGHLYQGRTGKGLLFFICILGTFAYGLYLGGGKVVYAAVPWEQQFRWQYFCQLGVGLPATPMLIQRHRMLNNEPLLFGSNFMAPPRNGPVEWKDDSGHMTTQPNELAKWTVEYHPLFEIGTVYTMIAGLLNVLVICDAVSGPLILKPQKKENPDPESPSP